A genome region from Psychrobacter jeotgali includes the following:
- a CDS encoding DUF808 domain-containing protein: MASGSLLLLLDDISLLMDDVSVMTKVAAKKTAGLVGDDLALNAEQVTGVKPSRELPVIWAVTKGSFVNKLILVPAALLISYFIPWLITPLLMIGGLFLSYEGAEKVVHKFWPTLLPDDEEHEARRTANAEDEDRVAFEKSKIKGAIRTDFILSAEILVISLGAVTATGGTVLEKGIVLSIIALVVTVGIYGLVAGIVKIDDAGLHLIKESEAGESKRKLGEFMLAAAPKLMKFLSIAGTIAMFLVGGGIIAHGIGYLDNIVKSIANQIGLLEGLVTMLLQGIVGLIVGVIVLSIINLISKVRSGDESVAH; this comes from the coding sequence ATGGCAAGTGGCAGTTTATTACTATTGCTCGATGACATAAGCCTATTAATGGATGATGTCTCGGTCATGACCAAAGTAGCAGCAAAAAAAACAGCAGGACTAGTAGGCGATGACTTAGCATTGAATGCTGAGCAAGTGACAGGGGTTAAACCAAGCCGAGAGCTGCCAGTCATCTGGGCGGTTACCAAAGGCTCATTTGTAAATAAGCTCATCTTGGTGCCAGCTGCGTTATTAATCAGCTATTTTATACCTTGGCTTATCACCCCTTTACTCATGATCGGTGGTCTGTTTTTAAGTTATGAAGGTGCTGAAAAGGTAGTCCACAAGTTTTGGCCAACTTTACTTCCAGATGACGAGGAGCATGAAGCACGGCGTACCGCCAATGCTGAAGATGAAGATAGGGTAGCGTTTGAAAAGAGTAAGATTAAAGGCGCTATTCGTACGGACTTTATCTTATCCGCTGAAATTTTAGTTATCTCTTTAGGAGCAGTAACGGCAACCGGCGGAACAGTATTAGAAAAAGGGATTGTGCTATCTATTATTGCTTTAGTTGTGACAGTCGGTATTTATGGTCTAGTGGCGGGTATTGTAAAAATCGATGATGCAGGGCTGCATTTGATTAAAGAATCAGAAGCAGGAGAGAGTAAGCGTAAGCTTGGCGAGTTTATGCTCGCTGCTGCTCCAAAACTCATGAAGTTCTTATCCATCGCTGGTACCATCGCTATGTTTTTAGTGGGCGGCGGTATTATTGCTCACGGTATTGGTTATTTGGATAATATTGTAAAAAGCATTGCCAATCAGATTGGATTGCTAGAAGGGTTAGTAACGATGTTATTACAGGGTATCGTTGGTCTAATCGTTGGGGTGATTGTTTTGTCTATTATTAACCTCATTAGTAAAGTCCGCAGCGGTGATGAATCCGTAGCTCATTAG